A stretch of DNA from Synergistaceae bacterium:
GACTTTACTTTCAACCATGCTCTTCCAATACGCCTTCATATACGGACAATATATAGGCAGAAACAGAAGGTCCCGCGCCCTGAACGGTGGGACGCGGGACCTCTTTTTTTGTTGTCTTCCTGTTATTTTTTGACGGAATCGTAGAGCCTGCCGAACTCCGGGTGGATGTGGTCAAAGACGTCCACCAGCGTGGGGTCGAAGTGGGAGCCTCGTCCCTCCAGAATGATTTTGCGCGCGCCCTCGTGGTCGAGGCCGTCCTTGTAGGGGCGCTTGTCCCGCAGCGCGTCGTAAACGTCCGCCACGGCGGTGGCGCGGGCCGAGAGGGGGATGGCCTCGCCCTTCAATCCATAGGGATAACCCGTGCCGTCCCACTTTTCGTGGTGGGCCAGCGCAATTTCACGGGCGGCGTCAAGGAGGGACTTCGAGCCCAGCTCTGAGGCCGCGTCGGTCAGAATATCCGCTCCGTGCACCGGGTGCGTCCGCATGATTTTCCATTCTTCGTCGGTGAGTTTGCCCGGTTTCAGCAGAACCGCGTCGGGAATGGCGACCTTTCCGATGTCGTGCAGCTGCGAGGCGATGGCGATGGTTTTGATGTAATCCGGGTCGAGAGCGTGGCCGGGGTCGATGTCGGGAATGTGCGACAGCAGAAGATCGACGTATTCACGCGTACGGCGGATGTGCCCGCCCGTGACCTGGTCCCGGTACTCCGTCGCGTGGGCCATCATCACGATGATAATCTCCTGGATGTGCTCCAGAATGGCGTTCTTTTGCGCCAAATCTCTGGTTTTCTGGTCCACCAGGTCGGAAAGCCTCTTGCGGTACATCTCCAGTTCCAGATGGGTGTTCAGCCGCGCCAGAACCAGCTCCTCGTTGATGGGCTTCTGCATGTAGTCCACGGCGCCCATCGAAAGCCCCCGAACTTCGCTTTCCACACCTTCCCGACCGGTCAGAAAGATGACGGGAATATCCTTCCATCGGGGATCGGCCCTGAGACGTCCCATGACCTCATAGCCGTTCATGACGGGCATGTCGATGTCCAGCAGAATGATGTCCGGGGTAAAACGCTGAAGATACGTCAGGGCCTGTTCACCCGACCGGGCAGGGGCAGTGTCGTAAATCCCCTTGAGGACCGACTGGAGAACTCTCAGGCTGGTGATGTCGTCGTCGACGATCAGAACCTTCCTTTTGCTCTCCGTCTTTCCGTCCGGAAGGCTTTCTTCCTGGCCTTTCGTGATAATTCCCGCCGTATTTTCTGTTTTGTTTTCCATTTTATCGTCCATAGCCTTCATTCCCGTCTTCAATATATATGTAAAATGTTTTGCAGAGAACAGCGGTTTCCTTTATACATTTTTTTCGGAACTCACATCGTTTTCATCGTTTCATTCTCGGCCAGTTCCCGGATTCGCTGCAGCGCGCCGTCGTAATTCAGCGCCGTCAGACATTCTTCCACCTCTCGCAAATCCTCCGCGATGGATTCGAAAACCGGATCCCGTATCGTTTCCAGGGCGGTGTCTCCTTCCCAGGACTCGATCAGCCGCATCAGATAGCGCAAATGGGCGGGAAGATCGTCGTCTCTGGACGGATGGGTCATCTCTCCCTCGGACACCTCCTGAATGCCAAGGGCCAGTTTCAGCCGCTTTCCCAGCTCATGGAGGTTCGTCAGGAAAGTCGGAGTCAAAGCCATCACTTTTTGCCCGTCTTCGCCGATGGCCGCCTGTTCCAGCGTTCTGGCCGCGTCGGAAAGGGGCATGGCGCCGATATTGGCCAGAGCGCTTTTCAGGCCGTGAACCTCGATCCGGTAGCGCTCGCGATGTTCCGCGACGGAGTTGTCCTGCCCCTCCTCTCCGTAGCGGCTGTCCGCCAGAGAGGCCGCGATCAGGTCTTCCTTGTCTCCGAGGACGTCCAGGAAAGAGCGGAGAACCGTCATATACAAATCCCGATCCCCGCCGGTGCGGGAAAGTCCCAGAGAAAGGTCGATTCCCGCCACGCCTCCCAGAGGGAAGAGCGGGTCGTCCGGTGAAACCGCCTCTTCCGCCTCCGAGACCGCGGGAAGGTACTCCACCTCGTCCTCCGGAGAGATTTTTCCGGCCGGCAGCCACCGCCGCAGAACAGCCGAAAGCTGCTGCATGATGATGGGCTTGCTCAGAAAATCGTTCATTCCGGCGGCCAGAAAGACCTCCGACATCCCAAAAACGGCGTTGGCGGAAAGTGCGATAATCGTTATTTTCTCATATTTTCCGCCCATAGCCCGAATGGCCCGCGTCGTTTCCACCCCGTCCATATCGGGCATCATGTGGTCCATAAACACGATGTCGTAGTCCTCCTCCGCCAGCCGGTTCAGGGCCTCTCTGCCCGACAGGGCCTGATCGGCGGCGATTCCGTAATGCTTCAGAAGGCCCACCGCCACGTCGAGGTTGACCTGATTGTCGTCCACCACCAGAACCCGAACGTCGTGGGTCTTGAATATCACGGAACGCGGGGAGGTCGGAGCCGGAGAAGACACGTCGGCGTAGCTTCCATTCAGGATGCGCTCCAGAGAAATAATCGTGACGGGCCTGAAAACGGAGATGACCCCCGGCGGAATGGAGTTCAGGACCGCTACGCTCATGCTGGTCAGCAGAAAGACGGGGCAGCCGCGGCAGTCGCCGGCGCTTTTGAAGGTGGCGAACTGCTCGGATCGATCGATGGCGAAAATCGCGTGAGTGAAGGGAGAGCCCTCCTCCTCGCCGGCGGCGCGTCTGGTCAGAAACTCCTCCACGCTGTCGCAGGAAACGCGTTCGATCTCCAGTTCATCCAGCATCTTCAGGATCAGAGACCGCTCCTCGTCGATGCCGTCGTAAAGCAGAACTTTTTTCGATTCCGGCTCCTGGATTCCGGCAAGGCCCTGCGGGGAAACCGCGATCTGGGGCAGGGAAAAACGGAACGTGCTGCCCCTGCCAAACTCGCTTTCCACCCGAAGGGTTCCCCCCATCATTTCAACCAGCCGATGGGTGATCGCCAGGCCCAGCCCCGTCCCCTCAGTTTTTTGCGTATGCTGAAGGTCCAGGCGCGAAAAAACGGAAAAGAGGTGGGACAGGTTCTCCGCCCGAATGCCCATTCCCGTGTCCGAAACATCCACCCGAAGCACCGCCAGGTCGTCCCGCCCGCCGAAGGGATCCCCGTGTTCACAGCGAATGGAAAGGCGCACCATTCCCTTTTCCGTGAATTTAACGGCATTGCTGAGAAGGTTCAGTAAAATTTGTTTCAGACGGACCTCGTCCCCCTTCATGACCGCGGGGATATCCGGAGCCAGGTCCACCAGGAACCTCACGCCCTTTTCGGAGGCGCGCATAAAGATTATACTGATGACGTCGTTGATCATCTGGAGAAAATCGTAATCGATAACCACGATTTCCAGCTTGTTGGACTCGATCCGGCTGAAATCCAGAACGTCGTTGATGATGGCCAGCAGGGATTTGGCGGCGTTGCGGATGTTCATCACGCACAGGGCCTCTTTGTGAGGCAGTTTCGACAGCATGAGAAGCTCGCTCATTCCGATGATGGCGTTCATGGGCGTGCGAATTTCGTGACTGATATGGGCGAGGAAGGCGCTTTTCACCCGGTTGGACTCCTCCGCGGCCTTGCGCTGGCGCAAATCCTGAGCCACGAAGAGCCTGAGCTGCTGGGAGCCGTACTGGAAGGCCCCGATACAGGCATCCGCCGGAATGAAAGCCCCTCCTTCGGCCTGCAGAAGAATTTCGAACACGGCGCCCGCTTTATTCTCTCCGCTTCCGCCCTCCGGCAGGGTTTCCAGCAGAGCCTCCATTTGCTCCGGAAGTCGGGCAATATCCCGAATGTTCGCCCTGGACAGGGCCTCCTGCGTCATATTCAGGAGAAGGGAGGTCTGGCGATTGGCCGCCACGATACGCCCTTCCCTGTCCATGAGAATCACGGGGAAGGGCACGTTGTCGAAAATGTCCTCCACGGCGGAAACAGAGGCGTTGAGGGCTCTTTCCAGGTCGCTGAGCTCATCGTTGCCCTCCACGGGAAGGCGAACCCGGCCCATGGCGTGAGTCGTGATTTTCACAGCGGCCTCGCGAAGGCGGACCATGCGCTTCAACAGGGTGTGGTGCAAAGTGAACGTCACCGTGGCCAGCGCGACAAGTCCCATGAAGATCATCATCTCGTTGGCCCGGGTGACCCCCGTCAGACCCCGCATGTACACGGTTCTGGACAGCTCAAACAGCGTCACCATCGCCTGCGCCCCCAGAACGTCCTCCTGGGGAACCCACACCTTCAGGACGTTCTCCTCCCGGTCGAAGAGAAAGGGCTCTTTGGAGGCGGCCACACCGGCCAGAGACTGTTTGAGTTCGGGCGGATAGTCCTGCTGTCCCTCCAGGTGATACACGGTGAGCGTCCCCTGAAAAGCGGCCGCGATGGTCTCCGTCCTCTCCTCCGAGCGGGTTCCCACGATGCAGTACCCCCGCGAGGGGGCCTCGGGAGACGGAGCGATAACGCTGATTCCGATTTCATAACTTTCCCGGCCCAGCACGAAGAGCCCCGCCTTTTCGCCGTCCTGAACCAGATCTTTCAGACGGGGGACAAGCCGCGCGGCGGACCTCCTTTCCTCCCAGGTCAGGGGGCGCTCCTGCC
This window harbors:
- a CDS encoding response regulator encodes the protein MENKTENTAGIITKGQEESLPDGKTESKRKVLIVDDDITSLRVLQSVLKGIYDTAPARSGEQALTYLQRFTPDIILLDIDMPVMNGYEVMGRLRADPRWKDIPVIFLTGREGVESEVRGLSMGAVDYMQKPINEELVLARLNTHLELEMYRKRLSDLVDQKTRDLAQKNAILEHIQEIIIVMMAHATEYRDQVTGGHIRRTREYVDLLLSHIPDIDPGHALDPDYIKTIAIASQLHDIGKVAIPDAVLLKPGKLTDEEWKIMRTHPVHGADILTDAASELGSKSLLDAAREIALAHHEKWDGTGYPYGLKGEAIPLSARATAVADVYDALRDKRPYKDGLDHEGARKIILEGRGSHFDPTLVDVFDHIHPEFGRLYDSVKK
- a CDS encoding response regulator, which translates into the protein MSLRVKTLVLIVTVFSASMLIMNIMFREMTLQEFAEVEVDYIQRGVERLNACFDYENAVFRLNASLWGHRGDIYEYMDHRSFAQISEIINPEILRLSGTNFFMLLDPSGNVVFEMTLDREGQERPLTWEERRSAARLVPRLKDLVQDGEKAGLFVLGRESYEIGISVIAPSPEAPSRGYCIVGTRSEERTETIAAAFQGTLTVYHLEGQQDYPPELKQSLAGVAASKEPFLFDREENVLKVWVPQEDVLGAQAMVTLFELSRTVYMRGLTGVTRANEMMIFMGLVALATVTFTLHHTLLKRMVRLREAAVKITTHAMGRVRLPVEGNDELSDLERALNASVSAVEDIFDNVPFPVILMDREGRIVAANRQTSLLLNMTQEALSRANIRDIARLPEQMEALLETLPEGGSGENKAGAVFEILLQAEGGAFIPADACIGAFQYGSQQLRLFVAQDLRQRKAAEESNRVKSAFLAHISHEIRTPMNAIIGMSELLMLSKLPHKEALCVMNIRNAAKSLLAIINDVLDFSRIESNKLEIVVIDYDFLQMINDVISIIFMRASEKGVRFLVDLAPDIPAVMKGDEVRLKQILLNLLSNAVKFTEKGMVRLSIRCEHGDPFGGRDDLAVLRVDVSDTGMGIRAENLSHLFSVFSRLDLQHTQKTEGTGLGLAITHRLVEMMGGTLRVESEFGRGSTFRFSLPQIAVSPQGLAGIQEPESKKVLLYDGIDEERSLILKMLDELEIERVSCDSVEEFLTRRAAGEEEGSPFTHAIFAIDRSEQFATFKSAGDCRGCPVFLLTSMSVAVLNSIPPGVISVFRPVTIISLERILNGSYADVSSPAPTSPRSVIFKTHDVRVLVVDDNQVNLDVAVGLLKHYGIAADQALSGREALNRLAEEDYDIVFMDHMMPDMDGVETTRAIRAMGGKYEKITIIALSANAVFGMSEVFLAAGMNDFLSKPIIMQQLSAVLRRWLPAGKISPEDEVEYLPAVSEAEEAVSPDDPLFPLGGVAGIDLSLGLSRTGGDRDLYMTVLRSFLDVLGDKEDLIAASLADSRYGEEGQDNSVAEHRERYRIEVHGLKSALANIGAMPLSDAARTLEQAAIGEDGQKVMALTPTFLTNLHELGKRLKLALGIQEVSEGEMTHPSRDDDLPAHLRYLMRLIESWEGDTALETIRDPVFESIAEDLREVEECLTALNYDGALQRIRELAENETMKTM